Sequence from the Rhea pennata isolate bPtePen1 chromosome 16, bPtePen1.pri, whole genome shotgun sequence genome:
TTGGTGGGGCTCAGCAGGCTGGGCCATGTCAGGTCAGCGCAGTGTCCCTGAGCTCTCGTCCGTCTGCCTGTCCCTCTGCAGAtggggctggtgctgctgtgcgcgctgctgctggggctgacCCACGCTGCCCCATCTGGCCACGAAGTCTCCTACCTGCCGGGGCTCCCTAAGCAGCCTTCATTCCGGCACTTCTCTGGCTACCTCTGTGTCGGGCCAGCCAAGCGCCTGCACTACTGGTATGTGGGGCTGCACTGGGACTGATGCCGTGCTGGTACCCTGGTGCTGTACTGGAGCAtggtgctgtgccctgggcACTGCCCTGGCTGGGTTGGGGCAGGGCGCTGGGCGCTCACGGCTTTGCTCCCCTGCAGGTTTGTAGAAGCCCAGAGCAACCCACAGAGCAGCCCTCTGGTGCTGTGGCTGAACgggggccctggctgcagctccATGGAGGGTTTCCTGAAGGAGCACGGTCCCTTCCTGGTAAGTAATCGTGGCCGCTCCTGGCGCGCAGTCCGGGGCGCAGGGCCGGTCGGCTCCGCGGTGTGGGCTGTCCTGCTGGGGCTCACCCGGCTTGTGCCTGTTTCCTGTTAGTCACTGTGTTCTTCCTCCCCAGATCCAGCCGGATGGGGTCACTCTGAAATACAACGACTATGCCTGGAACAAGGTAGGGGCACAGCTTCTGGCCAGGAGCAGCTCTTCCTGCCAGGCCTGTGTGAGCACGTAGCAGGTCCATCCACAGGCTGTTGGGGGAAAGGGTGGTCCAAGCCAGATTCTCCTGCTCTTTAAAGGGAGCCGAGCCTCCCATGGGCTTGTCTTCCTGACCTACCGTCCACTCAGATGTGTGACTGGGGCAGGAACGTGGCTGTCCAGAGCAGAGCTAGGACAGGGTCAGGTTTCTACTAGTGCTGCCACAGGCAACAGTCAGCAGCTCTGTCCCCGATGGCTCTTGTGACAAGCCTCGAAGCAGGCTCTCCCTTGTTCTCCAGCTTTTTTACTCTCCCTGCAGATCGCCAACATGCTTTACCTGGAATCCCCTGTCGGAGTTGGCTTCTCCTACTCTGATGACAAGAAGTATGCCACGAATGACACTGAGGTGAGGGATCCAAGCTGCTGGGAGTGACCTGTCCGTTGCCTCCCTTGCTTCTGTGGCAATTGGGGGATCTTGCCATGCTGCTTGACCCCCGTTTCCTTTTGCTTGTAGGTTGCTCACAACAACTACTTGGCACTGAAGGAGTTCTTCCGCCTCTTCCCTGAGTACTCCAAGAACGAACTCTTCCTCACAGGAGAGAGCTATGGGGGAATCTACATCCCTACGCTGGCGGAGTGGGTGATGCAAGACCCCAGCCTCAACCTGAAGGTGAGCGGCTCTGCTACCTGCctggctgggggcagagggCTTGGCACCACCTCAAACTGGTGCTCTGCGACCTGTACCTGGGCCAGTGCCTGTGTTGGGACAGCACCAGGCTGCGCTGGCAGCTGTGAAAGACCCTCTCCTGGGCACAGGGCAGGTCTGGCCCTTTGGCCTTTCATCTTCCCCTGCAGCattggcagcagctgctggtggaTGTGTCCCTGCTGCGTGGGACCAGTGGAAGAGTTCAAAGGCACCCTTGTCCTTTCCTGTTCCCTCCTGTGGCGTAAACAGTGTCACACCTGCTTCCTGCCTGAAGCTGTTGGCTCTGTGGCTGCCCTGTGGGGAGCTGGGAACACAACAGAGTTGTTTTCTTGTTGCCTTACAGGGAATTGCCGTGGGAAATGGCCTCTCCTCCTATGAGATTAATGATAACTCCCTGGTTTACTTCGCCTATTACCATGGCCTGCTGGGAACCCAGTAAGAGCTGTGTGAGCCTggcttggtggtggtggtggggggcaCACTGCTGCTCGATAGAGCTGTCCCTATGTGAGCAGGTTGGGGGGCACAGTGTGGGACAGGGGCATGGCCCCAGAGCTGGGCAGGACAGACTAGCCTTTTGGGGAACCTCCTGGTCTGATTTGGGCCAACCCTCAGGCTGTGAGGATGGCCCTTGTCCCAGGCAACTCTGATGGATGTGTTTATCCTTGATTTTTAGCCAGTGCTAAGGGCACCTGGCTGagctgtgcagtgcagctgctgggCAGGAAGCCTGCAGAatggctgagctgcagcagctggcttTGTGTTGATACTACCATCTGGACACTGCACTTgagtcctgctgctctctgtccACAGGCTGTGGAAGGACTTGCAGGCCTTTTGCTGCTCCCAAGGGAAGTGCAACTTTCATGACAGCTCCAATCTGAACTGTACACTCAAGGTAAGGACAGTCAGAGGGATTTCCTAGCACTCATGCAGCTCAGGTGTCCATAGGCAGCA
This genomic interval carries:
- the CTSA gene encoding lysosomal protective protein isoform X2; the protein is MGLVLLCALLLGLTHAAPSGHEVSYLPGLPKQPSFRHFSGYLCVGPAKRLHYWFVEAQSNPQSSPLVLWLNGGPGCSSMEGFLKEHGPFLIQPDGVTLKYNDYAWNKIANMLYLESPVGVGFSYSDDKKYATNDTEVAHNNYLALKEFFRLFPEYSKNELFLTGESYGGIYIPTLAEWVMQDPSLNLKGIAVGNGLSSYEINDNSLVYFAYYHGLLGTQLWKDLQAFCCSQGKCNFHDSSNLNCTLKMEEMIQIVEESGLNIYNLYAPCAGGAPGSLRYEDDYLITHDLGNSFIRMPTRFSWRQNLFRMPVVRKKVRMDPPCTNSTAPSMYLNSPEVRKALHISPDAPEWQVCSFDVNRGYKRLYMQMNEQYLKLLGAMKYRILVYNGDVDMACNFLGDEWFVDSLCQKVQVARRPWLYTEGDENQIGGFVKEFTNIAFLTVKGAGHMVPTDQPLAAFTMFSRFIKNEPF
- the CTSA gene encoding lysosomal protective protein isoform X3, with protein sequence MQIFHKKMGLVLLCALLLGLTHAAPSGHEVSYLPGLPKQPSFRHFSGYLCVGPAKRLHYWFVEAQSNPQSSPLVLWLNGGPGCSSMEGFLKEHGPFLIQPDGVTLKYNDYAWNKIANMLYLESPVGVGFSYSDDKKYATNDTEVAHNNYLALKEFFRLFPEYSKNELFLTGESYGGIYIPTLAEWVMQDPSLNLKGIAVGNGLSSYEINDNSLVYFAYYHGLLGTQLWKDLQAFCCSQGKCNFHDSSNLNCTLKMEEMIQIVEESGLNIYNLYAPCAGGAPGSLRYEDDYLITHDLGNSFIRMPTRFSWRQNLFRMPVVRKKVRMDPPCTNSTAPSMYLNSPEVRKALHISPDAPEWQVCSFDVNRGYKRLYMQMNEQYLKLLGAMKYRILVYNGDVDMACNFLGDEWFVDSLCQKVQVARRPWLYTEGDENQIGGFVKEFTNIAFLTVKNYSHI
- the CTSA gene encoding lysosomal protective protein isoform X1 yields the protein MQIFHKKMGLVLLCALLLGLTHAAPSGHEVSYLPGLPKQPSFRHFSGYLCVGPAKRLHYWFVEAQSNPQSSPLVLWLNGGPGCSSMEGFLKEHGPFLIQPDGVTLKYNDYAWNKIANMLYLESPVGVGFSYSDDKKYATNDTEVAHNNYLALKEFFRLFPEYSKNELFLTGESYGGIYIPTLAEWVMQDPSLNLKGIAVGNGLSSYEINDNSLVYFAYYHGLLGTQLWKDLQAFCCSQGKCNFHDSSNLNCTLKMEEMIQIVEESGLNIYNLYAPCAGGAPGSLRYEDDYLITHDLGNSFIRMPTRFSWRQNLFRMPVVRKKVRMDPPCTNSTAPSMYLNSPEVRKALHISPDAPEWQVCSFDVNRGYKRLYMQMNEQYLKLLGAMKYRILVYNGDVDMACNFLGDEWFVDSLCQKVQVARRPWLYTEGDENQIGGFVKEFTNIAFLTVKGAGHMVPTDQPLAAFTMFSRFIKNEPF